aatgtttaaaaTGCAAAACCCATCtttggattttgtgacttttaAAAAACTTATCCTCtaatttgtgaattttttttttaatttttaaatcaacaaATCGAATCCTCCTATTTGTAATTATCTttgtattaaattaaaatacatcactttttcataaccGAGAATAATACAACAATAatttctatataaaaaaaaaattagccacaAAAAGATTATTACATATTTgtgagaaaaaataatttacttagtatatagatatactaattaataTTCAACCtgattatttaataattttgtttagtGATTTCTAATTTAAGATAGATAATACAtatttaattgataatttttaaaggaaaaaacatatattttaacaaatattattatttaaatttaaattatcttttttacAAAGCAATTACCTAAAATGCTTCACAactttcatataaaaaaattataaatttaataaatatcaatgtttatataaaagtatattaattaaaatcgaaaaatagcaataaaatctttttaaaaattttaagataattTCTTACTGCACGCTAtttaatcttttcaaaatatagAATACATTGAGTGATTTTTTGTATAATATTCATAAGAggttaaaaattataaatgcccctttttataacaaaaaatcatgaaatttaATATCCCACACTAATTTTATGTTATTTCACAAATTACTATAACCAATCcattttatatgtataaaatacCAATATTGATATTTGATACAAAATGAATGAGACCTCAAATAGAAAAGCACTTGAAATCATTATAATTGCATTtcataatacataataatacataatacataataatacaTAATACATAGGAAAGCACTTGAGAATACATAATacataatacataataatacaACTGGATGTGGCCGAAATCATGTTCATATTCTGATCATTAAATGAACATCCCCATCTCGGTTTGAGGGATCAAGCAAGCACGAACCTAAGCTCCATTCATTCTCTTGTGCGTCCAAAATACATGGTGAGAATGGAAGCAAAAGCTTCATCATCATTGGGCGTGATCCTTCTTCTCGTAGTCATAGCTGAAGCAGCTGTGTCCAAAGGATCCTTTGAAGATAATTTCAGCATAATGTGGTCTGAAGACCATTTTAGTACCTCCAAGGATGGGCAGATCTGGTATCTCTCACTTGACAAAGACACAGGTAATACCAAATGCTAATATTATTCAATGCTTTTATTCATTATTATTGTAACTTTGAAGCATTGGGTTTGAATTGGTAGGATGTGGATTTCAAACAAAGCAGCGATACAGATTCGGGTGGTTCAGTATGAAGCTGAAATTGGTGGCAGGTGACTCTGCTGGAGTTGTCACAGCTTACTATGTAAGTGTATGATGAAAGGAGGATAGATAAtgtgttatatttattatatggTATGATATAATATGATTGGTGGCAGATGTGCTCGGAGAACGGGGCAGGGCCAGAAAGAGATGAGCTGGACTTTGAGTTCTTGGGGAACAGAACAGGGCAGCCGTTCTTGATTCAGACAAATGTATACAAGAATGGAACTGGAGGCCGTGAGATGAGGCACATGCTTTGGTTCGATCCAACTGAGGACTACCACACCTATTCGATTCTCTGGAACAACCACCAAATTGTGTAAGTTCATTCTTTGAGTATACAATACAAATTTCAATTGAGAAGAGGTCACTGAGGTTCAAAACGAATTGCAAAACAGGTTTTTCGTGGATAGAGTGCCCATAAGGGTGTTCAAGAACAATGGGAAGGAAAACAATTTCTTCCCGAATGAGAAGCCCATGTACTTGTTCTCGAGCATATGGAACGCAGATGACTGGGCCACAAGAGGAGGACTGGAGAAGACGAACTGGAAACTAGCACCctttgtgtcatcatacaaggACTTCAGCGTCGACGGCTGCCAATGGAAAGATCCATATCCTGCATGTGTATCAACCACCACCGACAATTGGTGGGATCAATACTCTGCCTGGCACCTCTCCGATGATCAGAAGAAGGATTATGCTTGGGTTCGGAGGAACCTCGTCATCTATGACTACTGCAACGATTCTGAACGCTATCCAACCCTTCCAGAAGAGTGTTCTTTGAGCCCCTGGGATTAATTCCTTTTACACTTCCTTTCTTTGCGCGTAATGTATGTGCACCCACTTCGTATGCCATCGGCATTTAAGAGATTATATTCATTCATTCAGTTCGTTATCATAGCTGAATAAGAAAAATGCTAAATCTCTTTTCATCAGCTGGCTCCATAGTTAGAAATAAAGATTAGTCGCTAAATAAACAATTTCAACCCATTTAATTTGCTCAAGTCTGGAAACTAGAACCCGCTTTTTCACCTCTGAAACTAACATGCACCAGAGCACTGTTTGCATATGCAATACTGATTCATAACGCCTATTTTCTTAACATCAATTCTCTAACCCAATCATTGAGCATTGAGAAATGGTAAACTACGACTGTCTTGGCAATCAATCGAAGCATGCCTTCACATGGTTTTATGTAAGTAGTATgacaaaaatttaaagaaagcaGGGAACAGCAATGGGCAATGCCTTTCCCAAAATCGATAGGCCTTGTCTTCCCTGAGACGTCAACCAAACCGATGCTCGGCTTATCTAAAATATCCTGAATGAATTTAAACATCCATAGCCATCAACCATACATATTTAATATCATCATATGACCAAGTATA
The genomic region above belongs to Arachis stenosperma cultivar V10309 chromosome 5, arast.V10309.gnm1.PFL2, whole genome shotgun sequence and contains:
- the LOC130981792 gene encoding probable xyloglucan endotransglucosylase/hydrolase protein 8, which gives rise to MVRMEAKASSSLGVILLLVVIAEAAVSKGSFEDNFSIMWSEDHFSTSKDGQIWYLSLDKDTGCGFQTKQRYRFGWFSMKLKLVAGDSAGVVTAYYMCSENGAGPERDELDFEFLGNRTGQPFLIQTNVYKNGTGGREMRHMLWFDPTEDYHTYSILWNNHQIVFFVDRVPIRVFKNNGKENNFFPNEKPMYLFSSIWNADDWATRGGLEKTNWKLAPFVSSYKDFSVDGCQWKDPYPACVSTTTDNWWDQYSAWHLSDDQKKDYAWVRRNLVIYDYCNDSERYPTLPEECSLSPWD